In Halobaculum rubrum, the following are encoded in one genomic region:
- a CDS encoding phosphoribosylanthranilate isomerase, whose translation MVRVKICGVTNGADLRAVADAGADAVGVISEVSVDTPREVDLAQAAELTSTAPPFLTTVLVTMPETPEDAVDAVRTVTPDVVQLHGEFSPDEIGYIRAETEAKVTPVVDYDEPERARELDEAADALLVDSTGDDGGGGTGETGDWEAAAELRRELVSPVVLAGGLTPENVADAAATVEPFAVDVASGVERSPGAKDHAAVSRFVRNAGRALGEAEEVYE comes from the coding sequence ATGGTCCGCGTGAAGATCTGCGGCGTGACCAACGGCGCCGACCTCCGCGCGGTCGCCGACGCCGGCGCCGACGCGGTCGGCGTCATCTCGGAGGTGTCCGTCGACACGCCCCGCGAGGTCGACCTCGCGCAGGCGGCGGAGCTGACCTCGACGGCGCCGCCGTTCCTCACGACGGTGCTCGTGACGATGCCCGAGACGCCCGAGGACGCCGTCGACGCGGTTCGCACGGTGACGCCGGACGTGGTCCAGCTCCACGGGGAGTTCTCGCCCGACGAGATCGGCTACATCCGCGCCGAAACCGAGGCGAAGGTGACCCCAGTCGTCGACTACGACGAGCCCGAACGGGCGCGGGAACTGGACGAGGCCGCCGACGCGCTGCTTGTCGACTCCACCGGCGACGACGGCGGCGGCGGCACCGGGGAGACGGGCGACTGGGAGGCGGCCGCGGAACTGCGCCGCGAACTCGTCTCCCCGGTCGTGCTCGCGGGAGGGCTCACCCCCGAGAACGTCGCCGACGCGGCCGCGACGGTCGAGCCGTTCGCCGTCGACGTTGCCAGCGGCGTCGAGCGTTCCCCCGGAGCGAAGGACCACGCCGCGGTCTCCCGGTTCGTCCGCAACGCCGGGCGCGCGCTCGGCGAGGCCGAGGAGGTGTACGAGTGA
- a CDS encoding Rieske 2Fe-2S domain-containing protein yields MSADDDKYPGESGRRRFVKGVVGGAALAGVGATGSAAVNSLTTSPGAGGGTTQAMAIENTAGPAPRGMPQVPVEIQNDGTIKGVWPEVSQQTVQGRTIDVAEMELGGKTYSSEWYQFCGVETYEGIQPNYESDNVFYIGGSPGFEWQNEFDAGTAMNVDMFEDYETWGNGVGVDGLGKPGTGNWRSQDTEDTIPVNVLRSPVIEELAANGEAQAPDQDEPYTVTDDVQTWLQASTSQGVMAWLNKCTHFCCVPGFKAEGGAKFNAANEVYCPCHQSVYEPFSIVPTLFTARPRPDG; encoded by the coding sequence ATGAGCGCAGACGACGACAAGTACCCCGGCGAGTCCGGCCGTCGCCGGTTCGTCAAGGGCGTCGTTGGCGGAGCGGCCCTCGCGGGCGTCGGGGCCACCGGGTCGGCTGCCGTCAACAGCCTCACTACCTCCCCGGGGGCTGGTGGGGGTACTACCCAGGCGATGGCGATCGAGAACACCGCGGGGCCGGCGCCGCGCGGCATGCCGCAGGTCCCCGTCGAGATCCAAAACGACGGGACGATCAAGGGGGTCTGGCCGGAGGTGTCCCAGCAGACGGTGCAGGGGCGAACCATCGACGTCGCCGAGATGGAACTCGGCGGCAAGACGTACTCCTCGGAGTGGTACCAGTTCTGCGGGGTCGAGACCTACGAGGGCATCCAGCCGAACTACGAGTCGGACAACGTGTTCTACATCGGCGGTTCGCCCGGCTTCGAGTGGCAGAACGAGTTCGATGCGGGCACGGCCATGAACGTCGACATGTTCGAGGACTACGAGACGTGGGGCAACGGTGTCGGCGTCGACGGCCTCGGCAAGCCCGGGACCGGGAACTGGCGCTCGCAGGACACCGAGGACACGATCCCGGTGAACGTCCTCCGTTCGCCGGTCATCGAGGAGCTCGCCGCCAACGGCGAGGCGCAGGCCCCCGACCAGGACGAGCCGTACACGGTCACGGACGACGTGCAGACGTGGCTTCAGGCGTCGACCTCCCAGGGCGTGATGGCCTGGCTCAACAAGTGTACGCACTTCTGTTGCGTCCCCGGCTTCAAGGCGGAGGGCGGCGCGAAGTTCAACGCGGCCAACGAGGTGTACTGTCCGTGTCACCAGTCCGTCTACGAGCCGTTCAGCATCGTCCCGACGCTGTTCACCGCGCGCCCGCGGCCGGACGGATAG
- the ppc gene encoding phosphoenolpyruvate carboxylase gives MSFDARDVGRDIRELAALLGEVLERQTSRDAFDAVEEVRRASIDYRRGAAPSRGPVRERLSGLDPETTRTVARAYAAYFELVNVAEERERVRAIRRGRAEGDLGDGLDRTAEALADVDADTAQQVLEDVRVVPTFTAHPTEARRKTVKAKLRRVAEILRDLDERRLTDAELDQHDRDLESEVETLWSTRQVRPRRPTPTDEARDVRWYLENTLFDVAAEAEAALTDRVVEAHPDLDASDTADAAGTLDFRSWAGSDRDGNPFVTPEVTSETLEAQREAVLDRYVDALTDVRGALSHEGERLDHIDEFEARVAADREAVPVVAGDADERYPEEPYRRAVTAIRARVERVDDLRPGGYDDPDELVASLRALAADLRANGHGTTAAERVDPLVRRVETFGFSLAALDLRDHRENHTEAVADVLAREGLEYEAMDEDERVAVLTESVVDDSIGSLDATDELSETSERVCRRFRALADWHREYGEEAIDAYCISMTEEPSHVLEVLYLADLSGVVDLPDHCGLDVVPLLETASALANARDIFDTLVHNDAYGAALDVRGNLQEVMLGYSDSNKENGPLAAAWDLHRNARRLAEVADDLGVELRLFHGRGGSISRGGGPMNEAMLALPPETATGEIKFTEQGEAIAEKFANPRVAERELEQMLDAQVRARLRALQGNAQAVHEEWEAAMDAAGEGAREAYQDLLETDGFVEFFETATPITVIEDLNMGSRPASRSGERTVEDLRAIPWVFSWTQSRAILPGWFSSASGLDAYLDAGGDIDTLREMYEEWPFFRTTIDHIALSLARTELEIAAEYADLAPEHLREEFFPRIEDEYERAVELVREITGHDELVRREWLSESLQRRNPYVDPLNLLQVDLLSRTHLTEAEERTLRLTVKGIAAGMKNTG, from the coding sequence ATGTCATTCGATGCGCGGGATGTCGGTCGCGACATCCGCGAGCTGGCCGCGCTGCTCGGCGAGGTGCTCGAGCGGCAGACGTCGAGGGACGCGTTCGACGCCGTCGAGGAGGTTCGCCGCGCCTCGATCGACTACCGCCGCGGCGCCGCGCCGTCGCGTGGTCCGGTCCGCGAGCGGCTCTCCGGGTTGGACCCGGAGACGACACGCACCGTCGCACGGGCGTACGCGGCGTACTTCGAACTGGTCAACGTCGCCGAGGAGCGCGAGCGGGTCCGCGCGATCCGCCGGGGCCGCGCGGAGGGCGACCTGGGCGACGGGCTCGACCGCACCGCCGAGGCACTCGCCGACGTCGACGCCGACACCGCCCAACAGGTACTGGAGGACGTCCGCGTCGTGCCGACGTTCACCGCCCACCCGACGGAGGCGCGCCGCAAGACGGTCAAGGCGAAGCTCCGCCGGGTCGCGGAGATCCTTCGCGACCTGGACGAGCGGCGCCTCACGGACGCCGAGCTCGACCAACACGATCGCGATCTGGAGTCGGAGGTCGAGACCTTGTGGTCGACGCGACAGGTCCGCCCGCGGCGACCCACGCCGACCGACGAGGCGCGCGACGTGCGCTGGTACCTGGAGAACACCCTGTTCGACGTGGCCGCCGAGGCCGAGGCCGCGCTGACCGACCGCGTGGTCGAGGCGCACCCGGATCTGGACGCGAGCGACACGGCCGACGCGGCGGGTACCCTCGACTTCCGGTCGTGGGCGGGCTCCGACCGCGACGGCAACCCCTTCGTCACGCCGGAGGTGACGAGCGAGACGCTGGAGGCGCAGCGCGAGGCCGTACTCGACCGCTACGTCGACGCCTTGACCGACGTGCGGGGCGCGCTCAGCCACGAGGGCGAGCGGCTCGATCACATCGACGAGTTCGAGGCGCGCGTCGCCGCCGACCGCGAGGCGGTGCCGGTGGTCGCCGGCGACGCCGACGAGCGGTACCCCGAGGAGCCGTACCGCCGCGCGGTGACGGCGATCCGTGCCCGCGTCGAGCGGGTCGACGATCTTCGCCCCGGCGGCTACGACGACCCCGACGAGCTCGTCGCCTCGCTGCGGGCGCTCGCGGCCGACCTCCGCGCGAACGGCCACGGGACGACCGCCGCAGAGCGGGTGGACCCGCTGGTACGACGCGTCGAGACGTTCGGTTTCTCGCTTGCGGCGCTGGACCTGCGCGATCACCGCGAGAACCACACCGAGGCGGTCGCGGACGTGCTCGCGCGCGAGGGCCTCGAGTACGAGGCGATGGACGAGGACGAGCGCGTCGCCGTCCTCACGGAGTCGGTCGTCGACGACTCCATCGGCAGTCTCGACGCCACCGACGAGCTCTCGGAGACGAGCGAGCGAGTCTGCCGCCGGTTCCGCGCGCTGGCCGACTGGCACCGCGAGTACGGCGAGGAGGCGATCGACGCCTACTGCATCTCGATGACCGAGGAGCCGTCGCACGTCCTCGAAGTGCTGTACCTCGCCGACCTGTCGGGGGTCGTCGATCTCCCGGACCACTGCGGGCTCGACGTGGTGCCGCTGCTGGAGACGGCGTCGGCGCTGGCGAACGCCCGGGACATCTTCGACACGCTCGTGCACAACGACGCATACGGCGCGGCGCTCGACGTTCGCGGCAACCTCCAGGAGGTGATGCTCGGCTACTCCGACTCCAACAAGGAGAACGGCCCGCTGGCGGCCGCGTGGGACCTCCACCGGAACGCCCGCCGCCTCGCGGAGGTCGCCGACGATCTGGGCGTCGAGCTTCGCCTGTTCCACGGCCGCGGCGGCTCCATCTCTCGCGGCGGCGGCCCGATGAACGAGGCGATGCTCGCGCTGCCGCCCGAGACGGCGACCGGCGAGATCAAGTTCACCGAGCAGGGCGAGGCGATCGCCGAGAAGTTCGCCAACCCCCGCGTCGCCGAGCGCGAACTGGAACAGATGCTCGACGCGCAGGTCCGTGCCCGCCTCCGGGCGCTTCAGGGGAACGCACAGGCGGTCCACGAGGAATGGGAGGCGGCGATGGACGCCGCCGGCGAGGGCGCCCGCGAGGCGTATCAGGACCTGCTTGAGACCGACGGCTTCGTCGAGTTCTTCGAGACGGCGACGCCGATCACCGTCATCGAGGACCTCAACATGGGCTCGCGGCCGGCCTCCCGGTCGGGCGAGCGCACCGTCGAGGACCTGCGCGCGATCCCGTGGGTGTTCTCGTGGACCCAGAGCCGCGCCATCCTCCCCGGCTGGTTCTCGTCGGCCTCGGGGCTGGACGCGTATCTGGACGCCGGCGGCGACATCGACACGCTCCGGGAGATGTACGAGGAGTGGCCGTTCTTCCGGACGACGATCGACCACATCGCGCTGTCGCTGGCGCGCACGGAGCTGGAGATCGCCGCCGAGTACGCCGACCTCGCGCCCGAGCACCTCCGCGAGGAGTTCTTCCCGCGGATCGAAGACGAGTACGAGCGCGCGGTCGAACTGGTCCGGGAGATAACCGGCCACGACGAGTTGGTCCGTCGCGAGTGGCTCTCCGAGAGTCTCCAGCGTCGCAACCCCTACGTCGACCCGCTGAATCTCCTGCAGGTGGACCTGCTCTCGCGGACCCACCTGACCGAGGCCGAGGAACGCACGCTGCGACTCACGGTGAAAGGCATCGCGGCCGGGATGAAGAACACGGGGTAG
- a CDS encoding peptidylprolyl isomerase, with protein MSDDLPHVTLHTNHGDIEIELYADRAPRTVENFLNLAEHDPAAGEEPAVGTTTWEDPESGEIRGDSLFEGVVFHRIISDFMIQGGDPTGTGRGGPGYEFDDEFHDDLTHDGPGVLSMANSGPNTNGSQFFITLAAQPHLDGKHAVFGEVVDGMDVVEEIGSLPTGRNDEPREDVTIEGVTIDR; from the coding sequence ATGAGCGACGACCTGCCGCACGTCACGCTGCACACGAACCACGGCGACATCGAGATCGAACTGTACGCCGACCGCGCGCCCCGGACGGTCGAGAACTTCCTCAACCTCGCGGAGCACGACCCCGCCGCCGGCGAGGAGCCGGCCGTCGGGACGACGACGTGGGAGGACCCCGAGTCGGGCGAGATCCGCGGCGACTCGCTGTTCGAGGGCGTCGTCTTCCACCGGATCATCTCCGACTTCATGATCCAGGGCGGCGACCCGACCGGCACGGGCCGCGGCGGCCCCGGCTACGAGTTCGACGACGAGTTCCACGACGACCTCACCCACGACGGCCCCGGCGTTCTCTCGATGGCCAATTCGGGCCCGAACACGAACGGCTCGCAGTTCTTCATCACGCTGGCGGCCCAGCCCCACCTCGACGGCAAGCACGCCGTCTTCGGCGAGGTCGTCGACGGGATGGACGTGGTCGAGGAGATCGGCTCGCTGCCGACCGGGCGCAACGACGAGCCCCGCGAGGACGTGACGATCGAGGGCGTCACGATCGACCGGTAG
- a CDS encoding aldo/keto reductase, translated as MSDFQRFGLGTYQLTGPQCVESVATAVEAGYDAIDTAQGYQNEALVRAGIEAAGRDPEELFVATKLTTDNLSYDDAYDTAHESAARLGVDSIDLLYVHWPINSYDAPETARALNDLVAEGTVDRVGLSNFRPDQLDEAREHLDVDIFAHQVECHPMLQQDELREYAREDGHWLVAYCPIARNQVAEIDGIVEIAEAHDATPAQVSIAWLLAHDELAAIPKATGEDHIRDNLAATELELTEEEVATIDDLDEEHRIVDFEEAPWNQVDA; from the coding sequence ATGTCCGACTTCCAGCGGTTCGGTCTCGGAACGTACCAGCTCACCGGCCCGCAGTGCGTCGAGAGCGTCGCGACCGCCGTCGAGGCGGGCTACGACGCGATCGACACCGCGCAGGGCTACCAGAACGAGGCGCTCGTCCGAGCGGGGATCGAGGCCGCCGGCCGCGACCCCGAGGAGCTGTTCGTCGCCACGAAGCTCACGACGGACAACCTGAGCTACGACGACGCCTACGACACCGCCCACGAGTCCGCCGCGCGCCTCGGCGTCGACTCCATCGACCTGCTGTACGTCCACTGGCCGATCAACAGCTACGACGCCCCCGAGACGGCCCGCGCGCTGAACGACCTCGTCGCCGAGGGCACCGTCGACCGCGTCGGTCTCTCGAACTTCCGCCCCGACCAACTGGACGAGGCGCGCGAGCACCTCGACGTGGACATCTTCGCTCACCAGGTCGAGTGCCACCCGATGCTCCAGCAGGACGAACTCCGCGAGTACGCCCGCGAGGACGGCCACTGGCTCGTCGCCTACTGTCCTATCGCGCGCAATCAGGTCGCCGAGATCGACGGGATCGTCGAGATCGCCGAGGCCCACGACGCCACGCCCGCGCAGGTGTCGATCGCGTGGCTGCTCGCCCACGACGAGCTCGCGGCCATCCCGAAGGCGACCGGCGAGGACCACATCCGCGACAACCTCGCGGCGACGGAACTGGAGCTGACCGAGGAGGAGGTCGCGACCATCGACGACCTCGACGAGGAGCACCGCATCGTCGACTTCGAGGAGGCGCCCTGGAACCAGGTCGACGCCTGA
- a CDS encoding succinylglutamate desuccinylase/aspartoacylase family protein, which translates to MADHEAERVTLARLPSGVAIETTVHTYAPEDEPGDDAPTVYVQAAQHGREINGAAVCRRLHDELVDADLSGAVHVVPVADPLTFDTVSYTTPEAYDSVNPNMNRCWPGDPDGSLHERMAATLWAYAGDADFIVDLHTGSRDMLTHTVYLRGDAECRALAEAFGTDLLLAETAGEDADEEWASRNFGGKLRVAATREGIPSITPELAHNKELVDDAIETGVDGTKRALRHAGVLDDAEASEASRGSSDRSDGGEDGPAWDGTRARNHLGRVTADASGLFRAAADLAVGDEVVEGKYVGEVYDPTTYEVLQEATADRSGVVYSVAREATVTAGQTLVGIAIRLDDEEREIE; encoded by the coding sequence ATGGCCGACCACGAAGCCGAGCGCGTCACGCTCGCGCGCCTCCCCTCGGGCGTCGCCATCGAAACGACCGTCCACACGTACGCACCCGAGGACGAGCCCGGCGACGACGCCCCGACCGTCTACGTGCAGGCGGCCCAGCACGGCCGCGAGATCAACGGCGCCGCGGTGTGTCGCCGGCTCCACGACGAACTCGTCGACGCCGACCTCTCGGGGGCCGTCCACGTCGTTCCGGTCGCGGACCCGCTCACGTTCGACACCGTCTCCTACACCACGCCGGAGGCGTACGACTCGGTGAACCCGAACATGAACCGCTGTTGGCCCGGCGATCCCGACGGCAGCCTCCACGAACGCATGGCCGCGACGCTGTGGGCGTATGCCGGCGACGCCGACTTCATCGTCGACCTGCACACTGGGAGCCGAGACATGCTCACCCACACGGTGTACCTCCGGGGCGATGCGGAGTGTCGTGCCCTCGCGGAGGCGTTCGGCACGGATCTCCTGCTCGCGGAGACCGCAGGCGAGGACGCCGACGAGGAGTGGGCGAGCCGAAACTTCGGGGGGAAGCTCCGCGTCGCCGCGACGCGGGAGGGGATCCCGAGCATTACCCCCGAACTCGCGCACAACAAGGAGCTCGTCGACGACGCGATCGAGACCGGCGTCGACGGCACGAAGCGCGCGCTCCGCCACGCCGGCGTCCTCGACGACGCGGAGGCGAGCGAAGCGAGTCGAGGCTCGTCGGACCGATCCGACGGAGGGGAGGACGGTCCGGCGTGGGACGGTACCCGCGCACGCAACCACCTCGGGCGGGTGACCGCGGACGCGTCCGGGCTGTTCCGCGCGGCCGCCGACCTCGCCGTCGGCGACGAGGTCGTCGAGGGGAAGTACGTCGGCGAGGTGTACGACCCGACGACCTACGAGGTGTTGCAGGAGGCGACCGCCGACCGCTCGGGCGTCGTCTACTCGGTCGCCCGCGAGGCGACCGTCACCGCGGGCCAGACGCTCGTCGGCATCGCCATCAGGCTCGACGACGAGGAGCGGGAGATCGAGTGA
- the trpE gene encoding anthranilate synthase component I, with protein sequence MTREGERSEPSTRTGRDATREQGDPRDGGATRERGGSPLSRSRDAFVDLVDGVDGPCVVHATAELDTDVEPLTAYAALADRSDHSFLLESAEKVASSDPDGAFAPSSRGRGATRSHGSDTRSDRGADGTADRHARYSFVGYDPEAVIAVGPDGTDLERLGPAADYVDVCGPDAGDAVDRVRAALPDVERVGFPDNDRQTLDGGLVGFLAYDAVYDLWLAEVGVDRPDPVVPDAEFVLTTRTLAFDDREGSVSLVFTPIVGPDDDAGAVYDRLAAEAADVAATLRDADPPEADGVRVDRETAGPREEYEDAVSGTKEAVLDGEVYQGVVSRTRTLEGEVDDLGLYASLRAVNPSPYMYLLRHGDRSVIGASPETLVSVDGDRVVSNPIAGTIRRGGSPVEDRRLAGELLADGKERAEHTMLVDLARNDVRRVSEAGSVRVEEFMNVLKYSHVQHIESTVTGTLASDADAFDATRATFPAGTLTGAPKVRAMELIDDLELEPRGVYGGGVGYYSWTDDADFAIVIRTATVEHGDTDSLTVRAGAGVVADSDPASEYEETEQKMAGVLDAVDRIRIDTEATTDDSAGPDDPGGPDDSDTPDTPEVER encoded by the coding sequence GTGACTCGCGAGGGCGAACGGAGTGAGCCCTCGACGCGAACGGGGCGCGACGCGACGCGTGAGCAGGGCGACCCGCGAGACGGTGGAGCGACCCGCGAGCGCGGCGGCTCCCCGCTCTCGCGCTCGCGCGATGCGTTCGTCGACCTCGTCGACGGCGTCGACGGGCCGTGCGTGGTCCACGCGACCGCCGAACTGGATACCGACGTGGAGCCGCTGACCGCGTACGCCGCGCTCGCGGACCGGTCGGACCACTCGTTCCTGCTGGAGAGCGCCGAGAAGGTCGCCTCCAGCGACCCCGACGGCGCGTTCGCGCCGAGCTCGCGCGGCCGCGGCGCCACCCGAAGTCACGGCTCGGACACGAGAAGCGACCGCGGCGCCGACGGCACCGCCGATCGCCACGCGCGCTACTCGTTCGTCGGCTACGACCCCGAGGCGGTGATCGCGGTCGGCCCGGACGGAACCGACCTGGAGCGGTTGGGGCCGGCCGCCGACTACGTCGACGTTTGCGGTCCCGACGCCGGCGACGCCGTCGACCGCGTGCGCGCGGCCCTCCCGGACGTGGAACGCGTGGGGTTCCCCGACAACGACCGGCAGACGCTCGACGGAGGACTCGTGGGCTTTCTCGCGTACGACGCGGTGTACGACCTGTGGCTGGCGGAGGTCGGCGTCGACCGCCCCGACCCCGTGGTACCGGACGCGGAGTTCGTGCTCACGACGCGGACGCTCGCGTTCGACGACCGCGAGGGGAGCGTCTCGCTGGTGTTCACTCCGATCGTCGGTCCCGACGACGACGCCGGCGCGGTGTACGACCGTCTCGCCGCCGAGGCCGCCGACGTGGCGGCGACGCTGCGCGACGCCGACCCGCCCGAGGCGGACGGCGTCCGCGTCGACCGCGAGACCGCCGGTCCGCGCGAGGAGTACGAGGACGCCGTCAGCGGGACGAAGGAGGCCGTCCTCGACGGCGAGGTGTACCAGGGCGTCGTCTCCCGGACGCGGACGCTGGAGGGCGAGGTCGACGACCTCGGCCTGTACGCGTCGCTTCGGGCGGTGAACCCCTCGCCGTACATGTACCTGCTGCGCCACGGCGACCGCTCGGTGATCGGCGCCTCCCCGGAGACGCTCGTCTCCGTCGACGGCGACCGCGTCGTCTCCAACCCGATCGCGGGCACGATCCGCCGGGGCGGCTCGCCCGTCGAGGACCGACGGCTCGCGGGCGAACTGCTCGCGGACGGGAAGGAACGCGCCGAGCACACCATGCTCGTCGACCTGGCGCGCAACGACGTGCGCCGGGTGAGCGAGGCCGGGAGCGTCCGCGTCGAGGAGTTCATGAACGTCCTGAAGTACAGCCACGTCCAGCACATCGAGTCGACCGTGACCGGCACGCTCGCGAGCGACGCGGACGCCTTCGACGCGACGCGGGCGACGTTCCCCGCGGGCACGCTGACGGGCGCGCCGAAGGTGCGCGCGATGGAGCTCATCGACGATCTGGAACTGGAGCCGCGGGGCGTGTACGGCGGCGGCGTCGGCTACTACTCGTGGACCGACGACGCCGACTTCGCCATCGTGATCCGGACGGCGACGGTGGAACACGGCGACACGGATTCGCTCACCGTCCGCGCCGGCGCCGGCGTCGTCGCCGACTCCGACCCCGCCAGCGAGTACGAGGAGACCGAACAGAAGATGGCGGGCGTGCTCGACGCCGTCGACCGGATACGGATCGACACGGAGGCCACCACGGACGACTCGGCCGGCCCGGACGACCCGGGTGGCCCGGACGACTCGGACACCCCCGATACGCCGGAGGTGGAGAGGTGA
- a CDS encoding DUF5802 family protein produces the protein MFERFSHGYYLGELYVQPSGSDGAAAIKRADHEHVNEQLYGDEEGITRLDNPLVMKVGTTHFPVVGDEDVPSGTLALPEDAVPEDLEFRLPGRSEVFLANAERARDLIRFTGWEGDTGDPAEYA, from the coding sequence ATGTTCGAACGGTTCTCACACGGCTACTACCTGGGCGAACTGTACGTGCAGCCCAGCGGAAGCGACGGCGCGGCGGCGATCAAACGGGCGGATCACGAGCACGTGAACGAACAGCTGTACGGCGACGAGGAGGGGATCACCCGACTCGATAACCCGCTCGTGATGAAGGTCGGGACCACGCACTTCCCGGTCGTCGGGGACGAGGACGTCCCCTCCGGAACGCTCGCGCTGCCCGAGGACGCGGTGCCGGAGGACCTCGAGTTCCGGCTGCCGGGCCGCAGCGAGGTGTTCCTCGCCAACGCCGAGCGCGCCCGCGACCTGATCCGGTTCACCGGCTGGGAGGGCGACACCGGCGACCCCGCGGAGTACGCCTGA
- the trpG gene encoding anthranilate synthase component II, translating into MNVTVVDNYDSFTYNLVEYVSDLRIDGESPDITVLKNAATLAEVRDTDPDALLISPGPGHPKNDRDVGVTMAVLRELSPEVPTLGVCLGLEAAVYEYGGAVGHAPEPIHGKAFPIDHDGEGVFAGLEQGFRAGRYHSLIATEVPDCFVVTATTDHEGEELVMGVRHREHPIEAVQFHPESVLTAVGHDVIENFLRGV; encoded by the coding sequence GTGAACGTCACCGTCGTCGACAACTACGACTCGTTCACGTACAACCTCGTGGAGTACGTCTCGGACCTCCGGATCGACGGCGAGTCGCCGGACATCACGGTGCTGAAGAACGCCGCGACGCTTGCGGAAGTGCGCGACACCGACCCCGACGCGCTCCTCATCTCGCCGGGACCGGGCCACCCGAAGAACGACCGCGACGTGGGTGTGACGATGGCCGTGCTCCGGGAACTGTCTCCCGAGGTTCCCACCCTCGGCGTCTGCCTCGGCCTGGAAGCGGCCGTTTACGAGTACGGCGGCGCCGTCGGCCACGCGCCCGAGCCGATCCACGGGAAGGCGTTCCCCATCGATCACGACGGCGAGGGCGTGTTCGCCGGCCTGGAGCAGGGCTTCCGGGCGGGTCGCTACCACTCGCTGATCGCCACCGAGGTGCCCGATTGCTTCGTCGTGACGGCGACGACCGACCACGAGGGCGAGGAGCTGGTGATGGGTGTGCGCCACCGCGAGCATCCGATCGAGGCGGTGCAGTTCCACCCGGAGTCGGTGCTGACTGCGGTCGGCCACGACGTGATCGAGAACTTCCTGCGCGGCGTGTAG
- the trpD gene encoding anthranilate phosphoribosyltransferase has translation MQDHIERVTEGGDLTVEEARAASTAVFEGATEAQIGALLAALRAKGETEAEIAGFAQGMREAARTIDPDREPLVDTCGTGGDDHDTINVSTTSAIVAAGAGVTVAKHGNYSVSSSSGSADVLEVAGVEVDAEPPAVEAAIERDGIGFMLATVFHPAMKAVIGPRKELGMRTIFNVLGPLTNPAGADAQVLGVYSDDLVPVIAESLTHMDVERALVVHGDGMDEIALHGPTTVAEVDGDEVTEFTLTPDDLGLDRAPVADIAGGTPEKNAEDLTGIVRGDVTGPKRDVILANAGAAIYVAGLAESIEEGVAVAANAIDEGDAAETFEALRS, from the coding sequence ATACAGGACCACATCGAACGCGTGACCGAGGGGGGAGACCTGACCGTCGAGGAGGCGCGTGCGGCGTCGACGGCGGTGTTCGAGGGAGCGACCGAGGCGCAGATCGGCGCGTTGCTGGCGGCGCTTCGCGCGAAAGGCGAGACGGAGGCGGAGATCGCCGGGTTCGCGCAGGGGATGCGCGAGGCCGCCCGGACGATCGACCCCGACCGGGAGCCGCTCGTCGACACCTGCGGCACCGGCGGCGACGACCACGACACGATCAACGTCTCGACCACGTCGGCGATCGTCGCCGCCGGCGCGGGCGTCACCGTCGCCAAACACGGCAACTACTCGGTGTCGTCGTCGTCGGGCTCCGCGGACGTGCTGGAGGTGGCGGGCGTCGAGGTCGACGCCGAGCCGCCGGCCGTCGAGGCGGCCATCGAGCGCGACGGGATCGGCTTCATGCTCGCGACGGTGTTCCACCCCGCGATGAAGGCGGTCATCGGTCCCCGCAAGGAACTGGGAATGCGCACGATATTCAACGTCCTCGGACCGCTGACGAACCCGGCGGGCGCGGACGCGCAGGTGCTCGGCGTCTACAGTGACGACCTCGTGCCCGTGATCGCCGAGTCGCTCACCCACATGGACGTCGAGCGCGCGCTCGTCGTCCACGGCGACGGCATGGACGAGATCGCCCTCCACGGGCCGACGACGGTCGCCGAGGTCGACGGCGACGAGGTCACCGAGTTCACCCTCACCCCCGACGACCTCGGCCTCGACCGCGCTCCCGTGGCCGACATCGCCGGCGGCACGCCCGAGAAGAACGCCGAGGACCTGACGGGGATCGTCCGCGGCGACGTGACCGGCCCGAAGCGCGACGTGATCCTCGCGAACGCGGGCGCCGCGATCTACGTCGCCGGCCTCGCCGAGTCGATCGAGGAGGGCGTCGCCGTCGCCGCGAACGCGATCGACGAGGGCGACGCCGCCGAGACCTTCGAGGCGCTGCGGAGCTGA